The sequence below is a genomic window from Eleginops maclovinus isolate JMC-PN-2008 ecotype Puerto Natales chromosome 20, JC_Emac_rtc_rv5, whole genome shotgun sequence.
NNNNNNNNNNNNNNNNNNNNNNNNNNNNNNNNNNNNNNNNNNNNNNNNNNNNNNNNNNNNNNNNNNNNNNNNNNNNNNNNNNNNNNNNNNNNNNNNNNNNNNNNNNNNNNNNNNNNNNNNNNNNNNNNNNNNNNNNNNNNNNNNNNNNNNNNNNNNNNNNNNNNNNNNNNNNNNNNNNACTTCAAAGCTCACATACTCAGAGACACAAGCTTCTTCTATCTGAGAAGTCTTATTCAGCTTCATCATGGCTGGACGTCTGCTGTTTGTCTTCCTCATCTGTAAGTTATACCTTCAGGAGAGTTCTTCATTATTAATATAGACTTTTACAAACTACTGTAGGTTCAAACCTGCAGACATTTTGTCCACAATCATGTGGCATATTTtacctcctcttctttttatgGTTGTTCATTTCATACCTGTGTTTTCAATTCAGTTTTTATCTGGAAACGTATTGTTAAACTGTGGTGCAGACCTTTAAATGAGTTCCTCAATAAATAAAGTCTATTTTGgtctttatcttcatattttcaataaggcattaatacattattatcattatgttgatttaacttttttaaacatcGTATTTTCTGGCAGATTCCTTTCACAAAATTCAAACACAAGGTCAGTCTCTGATAAATCTTCTTTCATGTCCACTTTTGCGGTTTTCACTGTGTGGGAAGTTTATTAAGGTCTGTTAATAATTTGACTATTATTACAAACGGTGAATTTGGACAGTTTATCTCCCAGTCACTTTACATTAAATGACAATTTCTTACTTTATGGTAGTTAAATATAGTATAAAATGAGTGCAAGATGCagcatcattacattacatgtcacttgttagacttttatccaaagagaaTTACATGCATCCCATACCGTGGACAATctccacaggagcaatttggggtgaagtgtcttgcccagggacacaacgacatgctgactgcagttaGACGCGAAGTATCTCATAtcatgtttaaaaggaaatggaaaaaaaacactattgaaCAACCCATTAAAATGCCACCTTTGGgatgaaatattacatttagtaTAGTTACTGTTTGTCAGTAATGAGGGATGATTTTCATTACAGTGTAACAAACACTTTACTAACATTAAGACACACTACAAACTAAATATCACAAAGCTTTAATGTTAATTGCAAAAACGCTATGACTGGAGTGTGACAGTATTTCAGGAGGATATAATATTGAATAACGTTTCATTAAACTTTCTTTAGGTCAAAAAACCACAGATGAGTCTTCAACATTTTCCTGGTGAACTCGTTCTCTTTATCTGCTCTCTGCCTGGATCTGCTAATCATGATGTGAGATGTAACCTGtactttggagaaaaaaaacatccagtcCAAACAACAACCAGCTGGAAGAGAAGGGATTCAAAGAATCGGCTGTTCTGCCAGTTTACTTTCAGAGTCGATGACTTTctaagacatttacattttgtgaaaagaCATGATGCCAGCTGTGATTATAGTTTGGGAAGTGAACCCGACTCTTCGTCTCCTCGTAGCGATGGATACAGCTTGACTGGTGAGTCGGAGAAGACACAAAAACTTCTTAAAGTATTTCTCTATTTTTGGAATGCCGTTCGAAGTGTTTCAATATCACACTTTGTCATCAGAATAAGAATCAAATGAATTGGccaaggaaaataaatgtttatgcTAAAGAaggagacacatttaaaataaacaaggcagctgctgccacacactcactcactcactgccCGCAAAgctgaaacagacacacacacacaacgtggTGGATCAGGCAACATGCCATCCTGCTGAGCACATACATTTTTCCCTGGTTTATCCTTTCTGGAACAGCTCTGTGTTTAAGTAGTTGCTCAAATAAgagaagtcttttttttttattgtacacaaaaaaatgaaaggcCCAAATCTTTGTCTTTACTGCAGATATTATGGGAAAAGAATCAGCTAATACTATCCCCAGAGGTAAAGAGTTGCACTTCATCTGAAAAGCAATCCAGAACATACTTACATaaggctttaaaaatgtgtttgtgtggtaaTGCATTTATTCAGTTGCCATATTTGACTGTTAACAAACTAAACATATGTTTCTTCTTATGCTACCTCCTTATGCCcaagtgatttaaaaatataagttTTCTGCAGATAAAACTGACAGATCCAAAaccatcttcttttttttagatattgAGGAAAAGGAGAAACGCTTGACACAGACTATGGTGACATCTACTATGACCACAGGCAGGTTATGCTATACCATTTTAATAGATATCCAGAATTCATCTCAATGTACttattatatttgttgttttgaatgtcTTATCAGGAAAGACTGTTATCAGTTCATCCACTCCTATAACTACGACCAAACAAACATCAGGTGAAACAATTACAGATTTATTAAATGTGACTTTCATTTAttacaaatcattttttaatgattttatatttcttttattctttaactAGGTCTTACTGTTGAATCAACAAACACTGGTAGTTTCATATCTACATCCATAACACCAGTGAAACCAACACAAGGTAACACAAATACTCAGTTGAGTAATTATACATTCTGGCATACTTTTGTTTAGTTTCTTACATGtgagtatttttaaaattattttacattaacgAGGACTTACTGTTGGATCAAGATACACCAATAGTTTTATCTCCAGAACACCAGTGGAACCTACAACAGGTAACATAAATACTCAGTCTCCTAATTATTCACACTGTCCATAAAAAATGCCAACAAGCATTTTTTctaagtattttaatttttctgacttatttatttattacaatagGTCAGGCGCCTCATAAGTCTAGCACCAAAGCTGTTTTCCCATCTGTGACCCCAGTGAGCCCATCATCAGGTGAGCAAAAAGCATCTATAAgttttattaacattaaaattaaaatgatatttatgaTAGTAGCTGTTTTTTCCTAATAGCAAATTGACATATTATGCAGCAAATGAGTTAAAGCTGACCTTTttgaaaaaagtgaataatatgtaagatttgtttacttcattattttctgtaattcaATAATGTATCATCCTTCAACTGTACTCACGTGTTTAACTTATATCAGTTACAAAGCAATACACTGTccttcatgttttatatttagtttgccCTTTACTGATCACAGGTACACATACTTCTTGCTTTTGTGTTGGAAGTGATACTGACACTTGTTTCTGACCTTCACAACAGAAACATGGACATGGAAGTTGATAATAGTTGCGGCTTCTCTGGGAGGTGTTATCTTACTGGGACTGGCATTTCTATTCACCAAAAGAACATTTGGTGAGAACTTGATTTTTGGTGCCCAATTATGCATGTGTCCTCCTGCTCATTGTGTAAGTTCTCAAAGAATCCAGGCAGAGGATAAGGGTGAGTTAGCAAACGCACATATTAAACATGAAAGATCCTAAATCTcagtttaataaaacatgttaaatactTAGAAAGAAGGAAGTTTGTTTGAAGGGAGTTTATAATGTCTGCTCTTCACACCTGCTTGAACATGATTGGACGTCACTAGTAACACAGCTGTGAATGAGTCAATAAATGTGAAGCTTATCAGAAACAGCTGATGTCTAATAAGCCAATACCAACACTATACCACAGCTTCAGTGCTTTGCCCCAACAAACACCatgcttctttctctctttttcagaAAGATGTGCTGCGCAGAGGTGagaatatatatgtttttaccTTTTCAGCAAGAGTTGAGTTAGCAATGAGGAAGTTTCTATCAGTTTGACATTTCCTTTATACAGAAGTTCATCTTATCCTCTTCAAGTAGCTTCTTAGTGCAGCCGCTGCAACAATTGTTCTGCTGTGTAAAGAGAGGGATTAGATATAATCTGCAATACGAGATGCCACCCACAGTGATTCTTCACACTGTACTTTTAAGAAGTGACCATTTAGGTCTgataggtttttaaaaaataaatgtattccttttgaTATTATCTTTATTGTCAACCAGTGAATGCTGTTTCTAGGTAATGAGCACAACATGATGCAAGCTGGCATTTCGCTACAACACTTAACCTAGTGCATCTTGTCCTTGTACATAAGTGTATGTACCAATTCTAATGTGATTttcaaaactaaactaaactttCCCATCTGTATAGGACACAAGCCAATGTCACTGGTAACGTATACATGAAGCAGTCAGGAAACATCACTGTATTattcaaacatacagtatactgaCATCATATTATGGTCTTCTTTTGTGTTGAGGTGtgttttactttctgttacAGATGACCTAATGTGCATGAGAAAGATGGACCATGGAGGATTggtaattaaaaaaactgttttctatGTCAGATATAACGTCCCCATCATCTAAAATAATGGAACATTTGAAAAGCAAGGTTCCTCAAGGTTTATTAACATGTAAAGTTATTCATAAAttcctctcactttctctcttcctctttcctgttATCTTCAGTTACCTGCAGGTAATGAGGAAGCCTACAGTATGATCACCTCagtacctgctgctgtttgtcttACTGGTGAGCTGCAACTGTATAATTGAATAagaactaaaacaaaaaccttCTTTATACCAGCACCAAAAAATGGCTTCTGATGCAAGCAGATATTTAATCACTGAAGACTTCTTACAAATAGATCAGGTGGACTAAACCACTGAAACCAtcctctctgttgttctccCAGGTTCTGAGAAACTGAGCCAGCAAGAGTCTCAAAATGGGGATGTGAGTGAGACGTGAGACAGTGTGTAATACATTTGCTACATGtctataatgtaatgtaatgtaatgatttaATGAGCCTTAACAGTTGGTTTCTCTCTCCTTTAGTCTGACATATACCATGTGTACTCCACCATCTCCGAGGAGCCAACCCCATCAGCCCTGAAGGACATGGTGTACAGCACCCTGCAGGCTTATTAAATAGAACGCAAACTTCCTGAAGGATCGCTTTTTGAACCAtgtccattttttaaaacttttctttcattattttatagtATCTTATGATGTAAAGGGTATCGAGGTAATTAAAATGTCTCATGTctgcaaaacaattaaaattGGAACATTGAACCACAGAATCCCTCTTTCCAAGCCAAAGGTAATAAACAAACAGGTCTTCCATTTCTTCTCGTCTGTCAGAGTGACCAGCACTGTGGCTGGGGGTTACCTCCCTGAGGCTTTGACTGTATTtagtttgtatgtgtgtctttgtgcagaCATTTTGTTGTCTCGTCAAAGATGTTGGTCTTGTCaggtttgttatttttctcatcatgCTCCAGGTCAATGGTTGGTCATGTTTCATGTTTCCTTAAGTCATCTTTGTCTGGTCTTCCACTTCTTGTTTGATTCTGGTACTTTTTGGTAcaggtctcttgactccctgtGTCATTGCCCTCGTCAgcgtcagccccgcccctgattgtttccacctgttccctgttacctcatgtttaaatagtcctgtctccccttGTCTTCTGCCAGTTCATCTTGTTCTGTCCTTGAGTCAGTTACCAGCATACCAGCGTTTTGTTTCATGCATCAGGTCTGTTCCTTGTTCTTGAGTTTTTGTGCTAGTGATTTTTCGTTCCTTGTTCTGAGTGATTTTCCATTGTTACTTTTGAATACCCTTTTTGTTGTACTTTCTTTGGTAGGAAATGTTGATACTCATACTGAGAGTTTCTGCTGATACCTTTTGATAGTTTCTTTTTGCAGTACTTTTTTCACCTCATCCAGAGTGTTGTCTTTAATCACTTATCCTCCTTGTGAGCGCCTAGAATTCttcttgcatttttttcaaataaagtatttgttatactttaactctgtctcctggggtTGTGCATTTGAGTCATTCTGCCTTGTGTCTAAAGTTGTTTTCCTGAGAACATGTTCTTCATAGTGACAGTATGTCAGAGTCCATGAAGTCAAACAACAGGTGCGGTCTTGAAAGGATTATTTAACATATTCATCATGGCTCAACATATGTTGTTTGTGATCCTCATTTGTAAGTAAaacctcttctttcttttattgttaaTGAATGGTTGGTAGACGGTggttaaacacacatacaagcacCTTTCTTTGTATGTGAAAGAGCCAGATAGATATCGTGAGCCCGTTATGTATTGGCATCAGCATGTGATATGAAGCTTTTACATCGAgttcagagaaaaacaacaattaacatTTAGACTTTACTATGTCACGTCTtccttgttaaaatgttttttctttaacagaTTCCTTTTCTGAGAAAAATGCACAAGGTCAGTCTTTCTTGATTTGATAAATTCTACACACCATTTGGCTTATAGATATTTTTACCCATTAGGAATTTGATTGTCTCATGTAACAAACAGTGTTCCTCTTCATTTCCAGCTCTTCCTCCACCAACACTGACAGTGAATCCACCGGTGATCACAAAGACAGACTCAGTCACTCTGCACTGTCAGATTCCACCGTCTGTTTCTGTGACTCACTGTTATTTCTACACTGTGAAAGACGGATCTGTCAGAGTCTTCTCTTGTCTGAAGACACTGACAGAATCTGAGCTGCTTGAGATATCACAGCAGAGTTCACCTGCTGATGTTGAGTTGACGTGTTATTACACTGTGAAGCTTGGAGGGATAAATGATCTATCTCCACACAGTGACATGTCCTCATCACCATACACAGTGAGTGACTGCTGTTCCCATCTACCAATATTATTATCAGCACAATAAATTGGCATGGT
It includes:
- the LOC134883082 gene encoding uncharacterized protein LOC134883082 isoform X2 → MSLQHFPGELVLFICSLPGSANHDVRCNLYFGEKKHPVQTTTSWKRRDSKNRLFCQFTFRVDDFLRHLHFVKRHDASCDYSLGSEPDSSSPRSDGYSLTGKTVISSSTPITTTKQTSGLTVESTNTGSFISTSITPVKPTQGLTVGSRYTNSFISRTPVEPTTGQAPHKSSTKAVFPSVTPVSPSSETWTWKLIIVAASLGGVILLGLAFLFTKRTFERCAAQRTQANVTDDLMCMRKMDHGGLLPAGNEEAYSMITSVPAAVCLTGSEKLSQQESQNGDSDIYHVYSTISEEPTPSALKDMVYSTLQAY
- the LOC134883082 gene encoding uncharacterized protein LOC134883082 isoform X1, giving the protein MSLQHFPGELVLFICSLPGSANHDVRCNLYFGEKKHPVQTTTSWKRRDSKNRLFCQFTFRVDDFLRHLHFVKRHDASCDYSLGSEPDSSSPRSDGYSLTDIEEKEKRLTQTMVTSTMTTGKTVISSSTPITTTKQTSGLTVESTNTGSFISTSITPVKPTQGLTVGSRYTNSFISRTPVEPTTGQAPHKSSTKAVFPSVTPVSPSSETWTWKLIIVAASLGGVILLGLAFLFTKRTFERCAAQRTQANVTDDLMCMRKMDHGGLLPAGNEEAYSMITSVPAAVCLTGSEKLSQQESQNGDSDIYHVYSTISEEPTPSALKDMVYSTLQAY
- the LOC134883082 gene encoding uncharacterized protein LOC134883082 isoform X4; protein product: MSLQHFPGELVLFICSLPGSANHDVRCNLYFGEKKHPVQTTTSWKRRDSKNRLFCQFTFRVDDFLRHLHFVKRHDASCDYSLGSEPDSSSPRSDGYSLTGLTVESTNTGSFISTSITPVKPTQGLTVGSRYTNSFISRTPVEPTTGQAPHKSSTKAVFPSVTPVSPSSETWTWKLIIVAASLGGVILLGLAFLFTKRTFERCAAQRTQANVTDDLMCMRKMDHGGLLPAGNEEAYSMITSVPAAVCLTGSEKLSQQESQNGDSDIYHVYSTISEEPTPSALKDMVYSTLQAY
- the LOC134883082 gene encoding uncharacterized protein LOC134883082 isoform X3, producing the protein MSLQHFPGELVLFICSLPGSANHDVRCNLYFGEKKHPVQTTTSWKRRDSKNRLFCQFTFRVDDFLRHLHFVKRHDASCDYSLGSEPDSSSPRSDGYSLTDIEEKEKRLTQTMVTSTMTTGKTVISSSTPITTTKQTSGLTVESTNTGSFISTSITPVKPTQGQAPHKSSTKAVFPSVTPVSPSSETWTWKLIIVAASLGGVILLGLAFLFTKRTFERCAAQRTQANVTDDLMCMRKMDHGGLLPAGNEEAYSMITSVPAAVCLTGSEKLSQQESQNGDSDIYHVYSTISEEPTPSALKDMVYSTLQAY